The proteins below come from a single Vanacampus margaritifer isolate UIUO_Vmar chromosome 10, RoL_Vmar_1.0, whole genome shotgun sequence genomic window:
- the amigo3 gene encoding amphoterin-induced protein 1, whose product MRALLSWTWPALLLSLLRQTRSAGEGGCLRASDILSCAGLGLDRPPADVPASVAALDLSHNWMSVLRGGSFEGLLRLRSVRLAHNRLTAILPGAFRNSSGELLRYLDLSSNKLRALEAASFRDLPGLEELLLFNNLLVTVERDAVAALGGLRRLYLSHNRLADFPFRSVRGHPDLVLLDLSWNRLPRLPLAKLTSLPARLQRALYLHGNPLACDCATYRVLRLWELRGYPAVSDFQRDHTCLIDGVRGLSARFLPDFPQACNSSAVTPQSSEVTVKAGGPALLHCSTALTGAHLTFFWVSPHHEYVAAPGNKGSLSAFANGSLRIAAARAEDSGVYWCVARDAAGRRNETQEVNVTVVPQHAGRHHDSFNTGLTTLLGCLVSLILVLMYLYLTPCRRRRRPASANEAGPESGRSSILGPATTEGPGRNRHVVFLEPVGKRQNGRPGLGGALEGHVGPGSLLEPAARQTLPDAALVLP is encoded by the coding sequence ATGCGGGCTCTCCTGTCCTGGACTTGGCCGGCGCTTCTGCTGAGCCTTCTCCGGCAGACGCGGTCCGCCGGCGAGGGCGGCTGCCTGCGCGCGTCCGACATCCTGAGCTGCGCCGGGCTGGGCCTGGACCGGCCGCCGGCGGACGTGCCTGCTTCGGTGGCGGCTTTGGACCTGAGCCACAATTGGATGTCGGTGCTGCGGGGGGGCAGTTTTGAGGGTCTGCTGCGTCTGCGCAGCGTCCGCTTGGCGCACAACCGGCTGACCGCCATCCTGCCGGGCGCTTTCCGGAACTCCTCCGGGGAGCTGCTGCGCTACCTGGACCTGTCGTCCAATAAGCTGCGGGCGCTGGAGGCGGCCTCGTTCCGGGACCTTCCCGGTCTGGAGGAGCTGCTGCTCTTCAACAACCTCCTGGTGACGGTGGAGCGCGACGCCGTGGCGGCTTTGGGCGGCCTCCGCAGGCTCTACCTCAGCCACAACCGGCTGGCGGACTTCCCCTTCCGGTCTGTCCGAGGGCACCCCGATCTGGTCTTGCTGGACCTGTCCTGGAACCGCCTCCCCCGGCTGCCCCTGGCGAAGCTGACGAGCCTGCCGGCAAGACTGCAGCGGGCGCTCTACCTTCACGGCAACCCGCTGGCGTGCGACTGCGCCACGTACCGCGTGTTGCGCCTGTGGGAGCTTCGAGGCTACCCGGCGGTGAGCGACTTCCAGCGGGACCACACCTGCCTGATCGACGGCGTGCGTGGACTCTCGGCGCGCTTCCTCCCCGACTTCCCCCAAGCGTGCAACTCCAGCGCCGTCACGCCGCAGTCGAGCGAGGTGACGGTGAAGGCGGGTGGGCCGGCGCTGCTCCACTGCAGCACGGCGCTGACCGGGGCGCACCTCACCTTCTTCTGGGTGTCCCCACACCACGAGTACGTGGCGGCGCCCGGCAACAAGGGCTCGCTGAGCGCGTTTGCCAACGGGAGTCTGCGGATCGCGGCGGCCCGAGCGGAGGACTCCGGGGTCTACTGGTGCGTGGCCCGCGACGCGGCGGGGCGGCGCAACGAGACGCAGGAAGTGAACGTGACGGTGGTGCCGCAACACGCCGGCCGGCACCACGACTCCTTCAACACCGGCTTGACGACCCTGCTGGGCTGCCTGGTCAGCCTGATCCTGGTTCTCATGTACCTGTACCTGACaccctgccgccgccgccgccgccccgccAGCGCCAACGAGGCCGGGCCGGAGAGCGGCCGGTCCTCCATCCTCGGCCCCGCCACCACCGAGGGCCCGGGCCGCAACAGGCACGTGGTCTTTCTGGAGCCGGTGGGAAAGCGGCAGAACGGGCGGCCCGGGTTGGGAGGGGCGCTTGAAGGGCACGTGGGTCCGGGCTCGCTTCTGGAGCCAGCGGCGCGCCAAACGCTCCCGGACGCGGCCCTCGTCTTGCCGTAG
- the tsen2 gene encoding tRNA-splicing endonuclease subunit Sen2 codes for MQADFRPPRRRRRVDEEYVAPLPVSRSSPETTRAAARPAARPTTSCFRADLINRHVLVTEPEQISDIYNQGYFGKGVLSRARPDHGVSDQWQQHEGFLLPVITQARYEELVGWAESALLAQGLAHVAVNQMLLRLRQPVQADELRREADNGDKPRAGAHADHSPDPDPEPNQSPSREFGPVLSPDLSPDQGSDSETDDAPVVPGPGFVLVIADADHETRQLRRNPLRRTEYLQLGLEEAFFLVYSLGCLSVHLRQEPLSITQLWRQFVALRPDFVSSYAAYHHFRSRGWVPKTGSGAKYGADMLLYRKGPPFYHASYSVVVEKVDEHFQGSTLRPFSWRSLATLSRITANVSKELLLCYVIRPTDLSEAELDSPACLSKLKVQDVMVSRWVSSKERAEQEDI; via the exons ATGCAAGCCGACTTTCGGCCGCCCCGGCGCCGCCGGCGAGTGGACGAAGAGTACGTGGCGCCGCTGCCCGTGAGCCGAAGCTCGCCGGAGACGACGCGTGCGGCGGCGAGACCGGCGGCGAGACCGACGACGAGCTGCTTCCGGGCGGACCTCATCAACCGACATGTGCTGGTCACGGAGCCCGAGCAGATCAGCGACATTTACAATCAG ggaTATTTCGGGAAAGGCGTCCTGTCCAGAGCCCGACCGGACCACGGCGTCTCCGACCAATGGCAAC AACATGAAGGCTTCCTACTTCCTGTCATCACACAAGCCAG GTATGAGGAGCTGGTCGGGTGGGCGGAGTCAGCACTCCTAGCTCAGGGGTTGGCTCATGTGGCTGTCAATCAAATGCTGCTACGGCTGCGTCAGCCTGTCCAAGCGGACGAGCTAAGACGGGAGGCGGACAACGGGGACAAACCCCGAGCGGGTGCCCACGCTGACCACAGTCCTGACCCCGACCCCGAACCGAATCAGAGCCCAAGCCGTGAGTTTGGTCCTGTCCTGAGCCCAGACCTCAGTCCTGACCAAGGATCCGACTCTGAGACAGACGATGCTCCTGTAGTTCCGGGTCCTGGTTTTGTCCTTGTCATCGCTGACGCCGACCAC GAGACGCGGCAGCTCCGACGGAATCCTTTACGGAGGACAGAATACCTACAACTGGGCCTGGAGGAG GCCTTCTTCCTGGTCTACAGTCTGGGCTGCCTGTCTGTCCACCTGCGGCAG GAGCCGCTGTCAATCACGCAGCTGTGGAGGCAGTTTGTGGCGCTGCGCCCCGACTTTGTCAGCTCCTACGCGGCCTACCATCACTTTCGCAGCAGGGGGTGGGTCCCCAAGACGGGAAGCGGCGCCAAGTATGGCGCGGACATGC TATTGTACAGGAAAGGGCCTCCCTTCTACCACGCCAG TTATTCGGTGGTGGTTGAAAAAGTGGACGAGCATTTTCAGGGTTCTACGCTGCGTCCGTTTTCCTGGCGTTCTCTGGCGACTTTGAGCAGAATCACCGCTAACGTCTCAAAG GAGCTGCTGCTGTGTTACGTCATCCGTCCGACCGACCTGTCCGAAGCTGAGCTGGACTCGCCCGCCTGTCTGAGCAAACTGAAGGTTCAG gaCGTCATGGTCAGCAGGTGGGTTTCTTCCAAAGAACGCGCTGAGCAAGAAGACATCTGA
- the mkrn2os.1 gene encoding MKRN2 opposite strand, tandem duplicate 1, with the protein MELGDLLRFDHCGRTVFTAPAPAPAGLRCPECGRAPSFSLAEAPVRVRAPVVDGHGTSCCFLVTSRHGADGLREEANCELHVGISNSEGVVLSYTESGVRRQQHGWEQSVAVPLVAPGNRIPNWDMQLDRFAAMDTWTPDRFEEQREFGSCCYGFALGFINQLMSSQGRQPITRERFTSDLVLPRLEAASRYLAVFRHVCRYGYWSERLSLQSARVS; encoded by the exons ATGGAACTCGGAGACCTGCTGCGGTTCGACCACTGCGGGCGGACCGTGTTCACGGCGCCAGCACCGGCGCCGGCAGGCCTTCGTTGCCCCGAGTGCGGCCGGGCGCCGAGCTTCTCCCTGGCGGAGGCTCCGGTGCGCGTCCGCGCGCCCGTCGTGGACGGCCACGGCACCAGCTGCTGCTTCCTGGTGACGTCACGGCACGGCGCGGACGGCCTCCG TGAAGAAGCAAATTGTGAGCTTCATGTTGGCATCTCCAACTCTGAAG GTGTGGTGTTGAGTTATACAGAGTCGGGGGTTCGGCGCCAGCAGCACGGCTGGGAACAGAGCGTCGCGGTCCCTCTGGTCGCCCCTGGCAACCGCATCCCAAACTGGGACATGCAGCTGGACCGCTTTGCCGCTATGGACACGTGGACGCCGGACAG GTTTGAGGAGCAGAGAGAATTCGGCTCGTGTTGCTACGGTTTCGCTCTGGGCTTCATCAACCAGCTGATGTCGTCACAAGGCaggcagccaatcacaaggGAGCGTTTCACCTCCGACCTCGTGCTCCCCCGACTTGAGGCGGCCTCCAGGTATCTGGCGGTCTTCCGTCACGTCTGTCGTTACGGATACTGGAGCGAGCGCTTGAGCCTGCAAAGTGCTCGCGTCTCCTGA
- the LOC144058678 gene encoding RNA-binding protein 39-like isoform X3: MADDLDIEAMLEAPYKKDDKAASPNGGDEQAKSRKKRSRSRDRKCSKSRERKRSRERKRSREKRRSRSKERRRSRERGGRYRDYHKARKRSRSRSPIRREKSPIRREKSPIRREKSPNKPVIDNLTPEERDARTVFCMQLAARIRPRDLEDFFSAVGKVRDVRMISDRNSRRSKGIAYIEFVEASSVPLAIGLTGQRLLGVPIIVQASQAEKNRAAAAAAAANNLQKGSSGPMRLYIGSLHFNITEEMLRGIFEPFGRIEGIQLMMDSETGRSKGYGFITFADAECAKKALEQLNGFELAGRPMKVGHVTERSDGSAASLLDSDELERTGIDLGTTGRLQLMARLAEGTGLQIPPAAQQALQMSGAIAIGAMAAVSAAMNPSMNLNMNPPALNLPSQPLATHCFQLSNMFNPSSEDHPGWEVDIQHDVIEECNKHGGVVHIYVDKNSAEGNVYVKCPSIPAAMAAVSALHGRYFAGKMIKAAYVPLPTYHNLFPDAATATQLLAPPPRR, translated from the exons ATGGCGGACGACCTGGACATCGAGGCGATGCTGGAGGCCCCTTACAAGAAG GACGACAAGGCGGCCAGCCCCAATGGCGGGGACGAACAGGCCAAGAG CAGGAAGAAGCGCAGCCGCAGCCGCGACAGGAAGTGCAGCAAAAGTCGAGAAAGGAAGAGGAGCCGCGAGCGCAAGCGCAGTCGAGAGAAGCGTCGCAGCCGCAGCAAAGAGCGGCGGCGCAGTCGTGAGCGGGGGGGACGCTACAGAGACTACCACAAGGC gCGCAAGCGGTCGAGGAGCAGGAGTCCAATAAGGAGGGAGAAAAGTCCAATCAGAAGAGAGAAGAGTCCCATCAGGAGGGAGAAGAGTCCCAACAA ACCTGTGATTGACAACTTGACTCCAGAGGAGCGAGACGCCAGGACCGTCTTCTGCATGCAACTGGCTGCCCGCATTCGCCCTCGAGACCTTGAGGACTTCTTCTCTGCCGTGGGGAAG GTTCGAGACGTGAGGATGATCTCGGACAGGAACTCGCGTCGCTCAAAGGGCATCGCTTACATCGAGTTTGTGGAGGCCAGCTCCGTTCCTCTCGCCATCGGCCTGACTGGGCAAAGGCTGCTGGGAGTTCCCATCATTGTGCAGGCCTCGCAG GCCGAGAAGAACCGAGcagccgccgctgccgccgccgccaacAACCTTCAGAAAGGCTCGTCGGGACCCATGCGGCTCTACATCGGCTCGCTGCACTTCAACATCACGGAGGAGATGCTGAGAGGAATCTTTGAGCCCTTTGGGAGG ATCGAAGGCATCCAGCTGATGATGGACAGCGAGACGGGTCGTTCCAAAGGATACGGCTTCATCACA TTTGCAGATGCGGAGTGCGCCAAGAAAGCTCTGGAGCAGCTCAACGGCTTTGAGCTGGCGGGTCGGCCCATGAAAGTGGGTCACGTGACCGAGCGGAGCGACGGATCCGCCGCCTCGCTGCTAGATAGCGACGAGCTGGAGCGCACCGGCATCGACTTGGGCACCACCGGGCGGCTGCAGCTGATGGCCCGCCTCGCCGAGG GTACAGGCCTGCAGATTCCTCCCGCTGCCCAGCAAGCGCTGCAGATGAGCGGCGCCATCGCCATCGGCGCCATGGCCGCCGTCTCGG CTGCCATGAATCCATCCATGAACCTCAACATGAACCCGCCGGCACTCAACCTTCCCTCGCAGCCTTTGGCCACGCATTGCTTTCAGCTCTCCAATATGTTCAACCCCAGCAG TGAGGATCATCCTGGCTGGGAGGTGGACATCCAGCACGATGTCATCGAGGAGTGCAACAAACATGGCGGCGTCGTTCACATCTACGTGGACAAGAACTCAGCGGAG GGCAACGTGTACGTCAAGTGTCCGTCCATCCCTGCTGCCATGGCGGCCGTCAGCGCTCTTCACGGAAGATACTTTGCGG GCAAGATGATCAAGGCGGCGTACGTACCACTTCCCACCTACCACAACCTGTTCCCGGACGCCGCCACCGCCACACAGCTGCTGGCCCCGCCCCCGCGCCGATGA
- the LOC144058678 gene encoding RNA-binding protein 39-like isoform X4: MADDLDIEAMLEAPYKKDDKAASPNGGDEQAKRKKRSRSRDRKCSKSRERKRSRERKRSREKRRSRSKERRRSRERGGRYRDYHKARKRSRSRSPIRREKSPIRREKSPIRREKSPNKPVIDNLTPEERDARTVFCMQLAARIRPRDLEDFFSAVGKVRDVRMISDRNSRRSKGIAYIEFVEASSVPLAIGLTGQRLLGVPIIVQASQAEKNRAAAAAAAANNLQKGSSGPMRLYIGSLHFNITEEMLRGIFEPFGRIEGIQLMMDSETGRSKGYGFITFADAECAKKALEQLNGFELAGRPMKVGHVTERSDGSAASLLDSDELERTGIDLGTTGRLQLMARLAEGTGLQIPPAAQQALQMSGAIAIGAMAAVSAAMNPSMNLNMNPPALNLPSQPLATHCFQLSNMFNPSSEDHPGWEVDIQHDVIEECNKHGGVVHIYVDKNSAEGNVYVKCPSIPAAMAAVSALHGRYFAGKMIKAAYVPLPTYHNLFPDAATATQLLAPPPRR; this comes from the exons ATGGCGGACGACCTGGACATCGAGGCGATGCTGGAGGCCCCTTACAAGAAG GACGACAAGGCGGCCAGCCCCAATGGCGGGGACGAACAGGCCAAGAG GAAGAAGCGCAGCCGCAGCCGCGACAGGAAGTGCAGCAAAAGTCGAGAAAGGAAGAGGAGCCGCGAGCGCAAGCGCAGTCGAGAGAAGCGTCGCAGCCGCAGCAAAGAGCGGCGGCGCAGTCGTGAGCGGGGGGGACGCTACAGAGACTACCACAAGGC gCGCAAGCGGTCGAGGAGCAGGAGTCCAATAAGGAGGGAGAAAAGTCCAATCAGAAGAGAGAAGAGTCCCATCAGGAGGGAGAAGAGTCCCAACAA ACCTGTGATTGACAACTTGACTCCAGAGGAGCGAGACGCCAGGACCGTCTTCTGCATGCAACTGGCTGCCCGCATTCGCCCTCGAGACCTTGAGGACTTCTTCTCTGCCGTGGGGAAG GTTCGAGACGTGAGGATGATCTCGGACAGGAACTCGCGTCGCTCAAAGGGCATCGCTTACATCGAGTTTGTGGAGGCCAGCTCCGTTCCTCTCGCCATCGGCCTGACTGGGCAAAGGCTGCTGGGAGTTCCCATCATTGTGCAGGCCTCGCAG GCCGAGAAGAACCGAGcagccgccgctgccgccgccgccaacAACCTTCAGAAAGGCTCGTCGGGACCCATGCGGCTCTACATCGGCTCGCTGCACTTCAACATCACGGAGGAGATGCTGAGAGGAATCTTTGAGCCCTTTGGGAGG ATCGAAGGCATCCAGCTGATGATGGACAGCGAGACGGGTCGTTCCAAAGGATACGGCTTCATCACA TTTGCAGATGCGGAGTGCGCCAAGAAAGCTCTGGAGCAGCTCAACGGCTTTGAGCTGGCGGGTCGGCCCATGAAAGTGGGTCACGTGACCGAGCGGAGCGACGGATCCGCCGCCTCGCTGCTAGATAGCGACGAGCTGGAGCGCACCGGCATCGACTTGGGCACCACCGGGCGGCTGCAGCTGATGGCCCGCCTCGCCGAGG GTACAGGCCTGCAGATTCCTCCCGCTGCCCAGCAAGCGCTGCAGATGAGCGGCGCCATCGCCATCGGCGCCATGGCCGCCGTCTCGG CTGCCATGAATCCATCCATGAACCTCAACATGAACCCGCCGGCACTCAACCTTCCCTCGCAGCCTTTGGCCACGCATTGCTTTCAGCTCTCCAATATGTTCAACCCCAGCAG TGAGGATCATCCTGGCTGGGAGGTGGACATCCAGCACGATGTCATCGAGGAGTGCAACAAACATGGCGGCGTCGTTCACATCTACGTGGACAAGAACTCAGCGGAG GGCAACGTGTACGTCAAGTGTCCGTCCATCCCTGCTGCCATGGCGGCCGTCAGCGCTCTTCACGGAAGATACTTTGCGG GCAAGATGATCAAGGCGGCGTACGTACCACTTCCCACCTACCACAACCTGTTCCCGGACGCCGCCACCGCCACACAGCTGCTGGCCCCGCCCCCGCGCCGATGA
- the LOC144058678 gene encoding RNA-binding protein 39-like isoform X2: MADDLDIEAMLEAPYKKDDKAASPNGGDEQAKSGPRCRLVIGGRSSRKKRSRSRDRKCSKSRERKRSRERKRSREKRRSRSKERRRSRERGGRYRDYHKARKRSRSRSPIRREKSPIRREKSPIRREKSPNKPVIDNLTPEERDARTVFCMQLAARIRPRDLEDFFSAVGKVRDVRMISDRNSRRSKGIAYIEFVEASSVPLAIGLTGQRLLGVPIIVQASQAEKNRAAAAAAAANNLQKGSSGPMRLYIGSLHFNITEEMLRGIFEPFGRIEGIQLMMDSETGRSKGYGFITFADAECAKKALEQLNGFELAGRPMKVGHVTERSDGSAASLLDSDELERTGIDLGTTGRLQLMARLAEGTGLQIPPAAQQALQMSGAIAIGAMAAVSAAMNPSMNLNMNPPALNLPSQPLATHCFQLSNMFNPSSEDHPGWEVDIQHDVIEECNKHGGVVHIYVDKNSAEGNVYVKCPSIPAAMAAVSALHGRYFAGKMIKAAYVPLPTYHNLFPDAATATQLLAPPPRR, encoded by the exons ATGGCGGACGACCTGGACATCGAGGCGATGCTGGAGGCCCCTTACAAGAAG GACGACAAGGCGGCCAGCCCCAATGGCGGGGACGAACAGGCCAAGAG CGGTCCTCGCTGCCGTCTTGTGATTGGCGGCCGCTCTAGCAGGAAGAAGCGCAGCCGCAGCCGCGACAGGAAGTGCAGCAAAAGTCGAGAAAGGAAGAGGAGCCGCGAGCGCAAGCGCAGTCGAGAGAAGCGTCGCAGCCGCAGCAAAGAGCGGCGGCGCAGTCGTGAGCGGGGGGGACGCTACAGAGACTACCACAAGGC gCGCAAGCGGTCGAGGAGCAGGAGTCCAATAAGGAGGGAGAAAAGTCCAATCAGAAGAGAGAAGAGTCCCATCAGGAGGGAGAAGAGTCCCAACAA ACCTGTGATTGACAACTTGACTCCAGAGGAGCGAGACGCCAGGACCGTCTTCTGCATGCAACTGGCTGCCCGCATTCGCCCTCGAGACCTTGAGGACTTCTTCTCTGCCGTGGGGAAG GTTCGAGACGTGAGGATGATCTCGGACAGGAACTCGCGTCGCTCAAAGGGCATCGCTTACATCGAGTTTGTGGAGGCCAGCTCCGTTCCTCTCGCCATCGGCCTGACTGGGCAAAGGCTGCTGGGAGTTCCCATCATTGTGCAGGCCTCGCAG GCCGAGAAGAACCGAGcagccgccgctgccgccgccgccaacAACCTTCAGAAAGGCTCGTCGGGACCCATGCGGCTCTACATCGGCTCGCTGCACTTCAACATCACGGAGGAGATGCTGAGAGGAATCTTTGAGCCCTTTGGGAGG ATCGAAGGCATCCAGCTGATGATGGACAGCGAGACGGGTCGTTCCAAAGGATACGGCTTCATCACA TTTGCAGATGCGGAGTGCGCCAAGAAAGCTCTGGAGCAGCTCAACGGCTTTGAGCTGGCGGGTCGGCCCATGAAAGTGGGTCACGTGACCGAGCGGAGCGACGGATCCGCCGCCTCGCTGCTAGATAGCGACGAGCTGGAGCGCACCGGCATCGACTTGGGCACCACCGGGCGGCTGCAGCTGATGGCCCGCCTCGCCGAGG GTACAGGCCTGCAGATTCCTCCCGCTGCCCAGCAAGCGCTGCAGATGAGCGGCGCCATCGCCATCGGCGCCATGGCCGCCGTCTCGG CTGCCATGAATCCATCCATGAACCTCAACATGAACCCGCCGGCACTCAACCTTCCCTCGCAGCCTTTGGCCACGCATTGCTTTCAGCTCTCCAATATGTTCAACCCCAGCAG TGAGGATCATCCTGGCTGGGAGGTGGACATCCAGCACGATGTCATCGAGGAGTGCAACAAACATGGCGGCGTCGTTCACATCTACGTGGACAAGAACTCAGCGGAG GGCAACGTGTACGTCAAGTGTCCGTCCATCCCTGCTGCCATGGCGGCCGTCAGCGCTCTTCACGGAAGATACTTTGCGG GCAAGATGATCAAGGCGGCGTACGTACCACTTCCCACCTACCACAACCTGTTCCCGGACGCCGCCACCGCCACACAGCTGCTGGCCCCGCCCCCGCGCCGATGA
- the mkrn2os.2 gene encoding MKRN2 opposite strand protein, whose translation MFFPCNLTVSRDTRQKPPPPPRRGRRSDLCASMAEPAVICVRHDCLKDVFCFSVPPACPACGQRLAGSRLREAPVSFPDPLGDGHKTACCLLVAPIDGDFDGTSELHTGISNTSGVVYNYTGRGVRRDRSGWRACVSVPLVRAHTFHLLAQWDQYLERFSHGPLWDPTWHSFCEDTHNCLTFCVEFVNSVLAAEGFATRGMSRDAFTRTLIAPAVGRACKFAALRRHIGRQQFYMADRRRLRDGMSGGRHQV comes from the exons ATGTTCTTTCCGTGCAACCTGACCGTGTCACGTGACACCCGACAAaagccaccgccgccgccacgaCGAGGCAGGCGCTCGGACCTGTGTGCGTCCATGGCGGAACCGGCCGTGATCTGCGTGCGCCACGACTGCCTCAAGGACGTCTTTTGCTTCTCCGTGCCTCCCGCTTGTCCGGCTTGCGGCCAACGTCTGGCGGGAAGTCGACTGCGGGAGGCGCCGGTCAGCTTCCCGGACCCGCTCGGCGACGGACACAAGACGGCCTGCTGCCTCCTCGTAGCGCCCATCGACGG AGACTTTGACGGCACATCAGAACTTCACACGGGAATCTCCAACACGTCAG GCGTGGTGTACAACTACACGGGGAGGGGCGTTCGCCGGGACCGCAGCGGCTGGCGCGCTTGCGTGAGCGTGCCGCTGGTGAGAGCCCACaccttccacctgctggcccagTGGGACCAGTACCTGGAGCGCTTCTCGCACGGACCCCTGTGGGACCCCACCTGGCACAG TTTTTGCGAGGACACGCACAACTGCCTGACGTTCTGCGTGGAGTTCGTCAACAGCGTGCTGGCCGCCGAGGGCTTCGCCACACGTGGAATGAGCAGAGACGCCTTCACGCGCACTTTGATCGCGCCCGCCGTCGGCCGAGCGTGCAAGTTCGCCGCGCTGCGCCGACACATTGGACGACAACAATTCTACATGGCCGACCGGCGCCGGCTACGTGATGGCATGTCGGGAGGTCGGCACCAAGTGTGA
- the LOC144058678 gene encoding RNA-binding protein 39-like isoform X1, whose protein sequence is MADDLDIEAMLEAPYKKDDKAASPNGGDEQAKSNSGPRCRLVIGGRSSRKKRSRSRDRKCSKSRERKRSRERKRSREKRRSRSKERRRSRERGGRYRDYHKARKRSRSRSPIRREKSPIRREKSPIRREKSPNKPVIDNLTPEERDARTVFCMQLAARIRPRDLEDFFSAVGKVRDVRMISDRNSRRSKGIAYIEFVEASSVPLAIGLTGQRLLGVPIIVQASQAEKNRAAAAAAAANNLQKGSSGPMRLYIGSLHFNITEEMLRGIFEPFGRIEGIQLMMDSETGRSKGYGFITFADAECAKKALEQLNGFELAGRPMKVGHVTERSDGSAASLLDSDELERTGIDLGTTGRLQLMARLAEGTGLQIPPAAQQALQMSGAIAIGAMAAVSAAMNPSMNLNMNPPALNLPSQPLATHCFQLSNMFNPSSEDHPGWEVDIQHDVIEECNKHGGVVHIYVDKNSAEGNVYVKCPSIPAAMAAVSALHGRYFAGKMIKAAYVPLPTYHNLFPDAATATQLLAPPPRR, encoded by the exons ATGGCGGACGACCTGGACATCGAGGCGATGCTGGAGGCCCCTTACAAGAAG GACGACAAGGCGGCCAGCCCCAATGGCGGGGACGAACAGGCCAAGAG TAACAGCGGTCCTCGCTGCCGTCTTGTGATTGGCGGCCGCTCTAGCAGGAAGAAGCGCAGCCGCAGCCGCGACAGGAAGTGCAGCAAAAGTCGAGAAAGGAAGAGGAGCCGCGAGCGCAAGCGCAGTCGAGAGAAGCGTCGCAGCCGCAGCAAAGAGCGGCGGCGCAGTCGTGAGCGGGGGGGACGCTACAGAGACTACCACAAGGC gCGCAAGCGGTCGAGGAGCAGGAGTCCAATAAGGAGGGAGAAAAGTCCAATCAGAAGAGAGAAGAGTCCCATCAGGAGGGAGAAGAGTCCCAACAA ACCTGTGATTGACAACTTGACTCCAGAGGAGCGAGACGCCAGGACCGTCTTCTGCATGCAACTGGCTGCCCGCATTCGCCCTCGAGACCTTGAGGACTTCTTCTCTGCCGTGGGGAAG GTTCGAGACGTGAGGATGATCTCGGACAGGAACTCGCGTCGCTCAAAGGGCATCGCTTACATCGAGTTTGTGGAGGCCAGCTCCGTTCCTCTCGCCATCGGCCTGACTGGGCAAAGGCTGCTGGGAGTTCCCATCATTGTGCAGGCCTCGCAG GCCGAGAAGAACCGAGcagccgccgctgccgccgccgccaacAACCTTCAGAAAGGCTCGTCGGGACCCATGCGGCTCTACATCGGCTCGCTGCACTTCAACATCACGGAGGAGATGCTGAGAGGAATCTTTGAGCCCTTTGGGAGG ATCGAAGGCATCCAGCTGATGATGGACAGCGAGACGGGTCGTTCCAAAGGATACGGCTTCATCACA TTTGCAGATGCGGAGTGCGCCAAGAAAGCTCTGGAGCAGCTCAACGGCTTTGAGCTGGCGGGTCGGCCCATGAAAGTGGGTCACGTGACCGAGCGGAGCGACGGATCCGCCGCCTCGCTGCTAGATAGCGACGAGCTGGAGCGCACCGGCATCGACTTGGGCACCACCGGGCGGCTGCAGCTGATGGCCCGCCTCGCCGAGG GTACAGGCCTGCAGATTCCTCCCGCTGCCCAGCAAGCGCTGCAGATGAGCGGCGCCATCGCCATCGGCGCCATGGCCGCCGTCTCGG CTGCCATGAATCCATCCATGAACCTCAACATGAACCCGCCGGCACTCAACCTTCCCTCGCAGCCTTTGGCCACGCATTGCTTTCAGCTCTCCAATATGTTCAACCCCAGCAG TGAGGATCATCCTGGCTGGGAGGTGGACATCCAGCACGATGTCATCGAGGAGTGCAACAAACATGGCGGCGTCGTTCACATCTACGTGGACAAGAACTCAGCGGAG GGCAACGTGTACGTCAAGTGTCCGTCCATCCCTGCTGCCATGGCGGCCGTCAGCGCTCTTCACGGAAGATACTTTGCGG GCAAGATGATCAAGGCGGCGTACGTACCACTTCCCACCTACCACAACCTGTTCCCGGACGCCGCCACCGCCACACAGCTGCTGGCCCCGCCCCCGCGCCGATGA